In Rutidosis leptorrhynchoides isolate AG116_Rl617_1_P2 chromosome 2, CSIRO_AGI_Rlap_v1, whole genome shotgun sequence, one genomic interval encodes:
- the LOC139893296 gene encoding bifunctional TH2 protein, mitochondrial-like isoform X2 — translation MRFLSIKPFCSGISIQTHRYASLLLFNNRKNHNPNFKFLSTMITPNEKDEQGFAKRLWVKYNKESINSLYTPFVVSLASGTLKIDTFRHYIAQDAHFLKCFAQAYELAEECADDDDDKVCINELRKSVVEELQMHGSFCQEWGFDVSSEETIPNAATLKYTDFLLATASGKIEGVNCPANLTTPFEKTKIAAYTIGAMVPCMRLYAFIGKKLQSLVDIYGVCHPYKKWIDSYSSQDFQAAALKTENLLDKLSVTLTGEELNIMQKLYHQAMKLELEFFLAQPVDQQTVVPLSKEHDSVTIFSDFDLTCTVVDSCTVLSEIAIVSSPKSGPESPRVPVAELKNTWEALSKQYAQDYEQCMEAMLVNQKDKFDYEGLRMALEQLSDFEKTANTRVVESEILKGLNLEDIKRAGEHIVFQDGCMEFFQRITKNENLNGDVHVLSVCWCGDLIRSAFSSGGIQNLQLHSNELVYEGLLSTGEIMKKVESPVDKLQTFKAIMKEHDQVDKKNLTIYIGDSVGDLLCLLNADIGIVIGSSSSLRKIGTHFGVSFIPLFPGLVMKQREHVEGRGFNWNQLSGTVYTVSSWAEIDSFVVGY, via the exons ATGCGCTTTTTATCAATCAAGCCCTTTTGTAGTGGAATTTCAATACAAACTCACCGATATGCTTCTTTATTATTATTCAATAACAGAAAAAACCATAATCCCAATTTCAAGTTTTTATCAACAATGATAACCCCAAATGAAAAAGATGAACAAGGGTTTGCTAAACGGTTATGGGTTAAATATAATAAAGAATCAATTAATTCACTTTACACTCCCTTTGTTGTTTCTTTAGCTTCTGGGACTTTAAAGATTGACACTTTTCGACATTATATTGCTCAAGATGCTCACTTTCTTAAATGTTTTGCACAGGC ATATGAATTAGCTGAGGAGTgtgcagatgatgatgatgataaagtttgTATCAATGAGTTGAGAAAGAGTGTTGTTGAAGAGCTTCAAATGCATGGCTCTTTTTGCCAA GAATGGGGTTTTGACGTGTCGTCCGAAGAAACCATCCCAAATGCTGCAACACTCAAGTACACCGACTTCTTGTTGGCAACAGCTTCCGGGAAGATTGAAGGAGTAAATTGTCCTGCAAATCTCACAACCCCTTTTGAGAAAACAAAAATTGCAGCGTATACTATAGGTGCCATGGTCCCTTGTATGAGGCTTTATGCTTTTATTGGTAAAAAACTCCAGTCTTTGGTCGATATTTACGGCGTTTGTCACCCGTACAAGAAATGGATCGATAGTTATTCCTCTCAAGATTTTCAG GCTGCAGCACTTAAAACTGAGAACTTACTGGACAAATTAAGTGTAACTTTAACTGGCGAAGAACTCAATATCATGCAAAAGCTTTACCATCAAGCGATGAAACTTGAGCTGGAATTTTTTTTAGCTCAACCTGTGGACCAGCAGACTGTTGTACCGCTATCGAAGGAGCACGATTCTGTTACAATCTTCTCTGATTTTGATTTGACATGCACCGTTGTTGATTCGTGTACTGTGTTGTCCGAGATTGCTATTGTCTCATCGCCGAAGTCGGGTCCCGAAAGTCCCAGGGTACCTGTAGCTGAATTGAAAAACACATGGGAAGCCTTATCGAAGCAGTATGCACAAGATTATGAACAGTGCATGGAAGCTATGTTGGTAAATCAGAAAG ATAAGTTTGATTATGAGGGGCTTAGGATGGCACTTGAACAGCTATCAGATTTCGAGAAAACGGCAAATACAAGAGTGGTTGAGTCTGAGATACTCAAGGGTTTGAATCTTGAAGATATTAAACGTGCCGGTGAACATATTGTTTTCCAAGATGGTTGCATGGAGTTTTTTCAGCGCATCACAAAAAACGAAAACTTAAACGGGGATGTCCACGTACTCTCTGTTTGCTGGTGCGGTGATCTAATCAGATCCGCTTTTTCATCAG GAGGTATTCAAAATCTACAATTACACTCAAACGAGTTAGTCTACGAAGGCCTTTTATCCACTGGCGAAATCATGAAAAAAGTCGAGTCCCCCGTTGACAAGCTTCAAACTTTTAAAGCTATTATGAAAGAACATGACCAAGTTGACAAAAAGAACCTAACCATCTACATTGGAGACTCGGTTGGCGACTTGCTTTGTCTGCTAAACGCAGACATAGGCATTGTGATCGGGTCAAGCTCGAGTCTTCGAAAAATTGGGACCCATTTTGGTGTTTCTTTCATACCTTTGTTCCCAGGTTTAGTCATGAAACAAAGAGAGCATGTAGAAGGAAGAGGATTTAACTGGAATCAGCTATCAGGGACTGTATATACAGTTTCTAGTTGGGCTGAAATAGATTCGTTCGTTGTTGGCTATTGA
- the LOC139893296 gene encoding bifunctional TH2 protein, mitochondrial-like isoform X1 encodes MRFLSIKPFCSGISIQTHRYASLLLFNNRKNHNPNFKFLSTMITPNEKDEQGFAKRLWVKYNKESINSLYTPFVVSLASGTLKIDTFRHYIAQDAHFLKCFAQAYELAEECADDDDDKVCINELRKSVVEELQMHGSFCQEWGFDVSSEETIPNAATLKYTDFLLATASGKIEGVNCPANLTTPFEKTKIAAYTIGAMVPCMRLYAFIGKKLQSLVDIYGVCHPYKKWIDSYSSQDFQAAALKTENLLDKLSVTLTGEELNIMQKLYHQAMKLELEFFLAQPVDQQTVVPLSKEHDSVTIFSDFDLTCTVVDSCTVLSEIAIVSSPKSGPESPRVPVAELKNTWEALSKQYAQDYEQCMEAMLVNQKVDKFDYEGLRMALEQLSDFEKTANTRVVESEILKGLNLEDIKRAGEHIVFQDGCMEFFQRITKNENLNGDVHVLSVCWCGDLIRSAFSSGGIQNLQLHSNELVYEGLLSTGEIMKKVESPVDKLQTFKAIMKEHDQVDKKNLTIYIGDSVGDLLCLLNADIGIVIGSSSSLRKIGTHFGVSFIPLFPGLVMKQREHVEGRGFNWNQLSGTVYTVSSWAEIDSFVVGY; translated from the exons ATGCGCTTTTTATCAATCAAGCCCTTTTGTAGTGGAATTTCAATACAAACTCACCGATATGCTTCTTTATTATTATTCAATAACAGAAAAAACCATAATCCCAATTTCAAGTTTTTATCAACAATGATAACCCCAAATGAAAAAGATGAACAAGGGTTTGCTAAACGGTTATGGGTTAAATATAATAAAGAATCAATTAATTCACTTTACACTCCCTTTGTTGTTTCTTTAGCTTCTGGGACTTTAAAGATTGACACTTTTCGACATTATATTGCTCAAGATGCTCACTTTCTTAAATGTTTTGCACAGGC ATATGAATTAGCTGAGGAGTgtgcagatgatgatgatgataaagtttgTATCAATGAGTTGAGAAAGAGTGTTGTTGAAGAGCTTCAAATGCATGGCTCTTTTTGCCAA GAATGGGGTTTTGACGTGTCGTCCGAAGAAACCATCCCAAATGCTGCAACACTCAAGTACACCGACTTCTTGTTGGCAACAGCTTCCGGGAAGATTGAAGGAGTAAATTGTCCTGCAAATCTCACAACCCCTTTTGAGAAAACAAAAATTGCAGCGTATACTATAGGTGCCATGGTCCCTTGTATGAGGCTTTATGCTTTTATTGGTAAAAAACTCCAGTCTTTGGTCGATATTTACGGCGTTTGTCACCCGTACAAGAAATGGATCGATAGTTATTCCTCTCAAGATTTTCAG GCTGCAGCACTTAAAACTGAGAACTTACTGGACAAATTAAGTGTAACTTTAACTGGCGAAGAACTCAATATCATGCAAAAGCTTTACCATCAAGCGATGAAACTTGAGCTGGAATTTTTTTTAGCTCAACCTGTGGACCAGCAGACTGTTGTACCGCTATCGAAGGAGCACGATTCTGTTACAATCTTCTCTGATTTTGATTTGACATGCACCGTTGTTGATTCGTGTACTGTGTTGTCCGAGATTGCTATTGTCTCATCGCCGAAGTCGGGTCCCGAAAGTCCCAGGGTACCTGTAGCTGAATTGAAAAACACATGGGAAGCCTTATCGAAGCAGTATGCACAAGATTATGAACAGTGCATGGAAGCTATGTTGGTAAATCAGAAAG TAGATAAGTTTGATTATGAGGGGCTTAGGATGGCACTTGAACAGCTATCAGATTTCGAGAAAACGGCAAATACAAGAGTGGTTGAGTCTGAGATACTCAAGGGTTTGAATCTTGAAGATATTAAACGTGCCGGTGAACATATTGTTTTCCAAGATGGTTGCATGGAGTTTTTTCAGCGCATCACAAAAAACGAAAACTTAAACGGGGATGTCCACGTACTCTCTGTTTGCTGGTGCGGTGATCTAATCAGATCCGCTTTTTCATCAG GAGGTATTCAAAATCTACAATTACACTCAAACGAGTTAGTCTACGAAGGCCTTTTATCCACTGGCGAAATCATGAAAAAAGTCGAGTCCCCCGTTGACAAGCTTCAAACTTTTAAAGCTATTATGAAAGAACATGACCAAGTTGACAAAAAGAACCTAACCATCTACATTGGAGACTCGGTTGGCGACTTGCTTTGTCTGCTAAACGCAGACATAGGCATTGTGATCGGGTCAAGCTCGAGTCTTCGAAAAATTGGGACCCATTTTGGTGTTTCTTTCATACCTTTGTTCCCAGGTTTAGTCATGAAACAAAGAGAGCATGTAGAAGGAAGAGGATTTAACTGGAATCAGCTATCAGGGACTGTATATACAGTTTCTAGTTGGGCTGAAATAGATTCGTTCGTTGTTGGCTATTGA